Proteins from a single region of Pirellulales bacterium:
- a CDS encoding TolC family protein — MSLLRQLRRSAGIYLLGLCCASGCQTGAGTNGTVQLAADQPRMGMESPRPLLAQSMPPKGGTPTPQPTPTVRPVAFLKQSAAAACPPDADDLFAGQTELEPGPLVAEVLRRNPSLEAMTSAWQAAAERYPQVVSLEDPMLILAMGPGTFGDPTHDVAWMIEGSQKIPWHGKRQLRGQQAQAEASAARSDVDETELRLVESAKMALLDYYLVRRDLELNAEGLRLTQRFRDDADSKYRANLVTQQDILQADLELSDLRRRKFELERMDRVAAARINTLLHRPVDRALPPSPSRLPAAASEPPLAMVQEMAAERRPDLMALGAKLRAEQTAVAIAESDYYPDLDVVGRYDGFWQHADRQLAPMVGVNLNVPLDNERRRAAIREAQFRANQRRAEYEAKFDEIHGDVEAAYQQVVESRRTIELYGQTIMPVAEQNLESARANYSAGKIDFLRLIEADRQLVMLREKREESLADYHRRLAELERASGGPLPATAPPETIPPGPRP; from the coding sequence GTGTCGCTGCTCCGGCAATTGCGACGATCCGCGGGGATCTATCTGCTCGGCCTGTGCTGCGCTAGCGGATGCCAGACCGGCGCGGGCACAAATGGCACCGTCCAGCTTGCCGCCGATCAGCCCCGTATGGGCATGGAAAGTCCACGGCCGTTGCTCGCGCAGTCCATGCCGCCTAAAGGCGGAACTCCAACACCGCAGCCGACGCCCACGGTGCGGCCCGTCGCGTTCCTGAAACAATCCGCAGCGGCAGCTTGTCCCCCTGACGCCGACGATCTCTTTGCCGGTCAAACGGAACTCGAGCCAGGGCCGCTCGTGGCGGAGGTGCTGAGGCGCAATCCGTCGCTCGAGGCGATGACGTCGGCCTGGCAGGCGGCGGCCGAGCGATATCCGCAGGTCGTCTCGCTCGAAGACCCGATGCTCATACTGGCGATGGGCCCCGGCACGTTCGGCGATCCGACGCACGACGTGGCCTGGATGATCGAGGGCTCGCAGAAGATCCCTTGGCATGGCAAGCGGCAGCTTCGCGGCCAGCAGGCCCAGGCCGAGGCCTCCGCCGCGCGCTCGGATGTTGATGAAACTGAATTGCGATTGGTCGAATCGGCGAAGATGGCGTTGTTGGACTACTATCTCGTCCGCCGCGATCTGGAATTGAATGCCGAGGGGCTGCGGCTCACGCAGCGATTTCGCGACGACGCGGATTCGAAGTACCGCGCTAATCTGGTAACACAGCAAGACATCCTGCAAGCCGATTTGGAGTTGAGCGATCTGCGTCGGCGGAAATTCGAGCTGGAGCGGATGGATCGCGTGGCGGCGGCGCGGATCAACACACTCTTGCACCGCCCAGTCGATCGCGCTTTGCCTCCGTCGCCGAGCCGGTTGCCAGCCGCCGCTTCGGAACCGCCGCTAGCGATGGTGCAAGAAATGGCTGCCGAGCGCCGGCCCGATCTGATGGCCCTGGGCGCTAAGCTGCGTGCGGAGCAAACGGCTGTGGCAATTGCGGAAAGCGATTACTACCCCGATCTCGACGTGGTGGGCCGTTACGACGGTTTCTGGCAACATGCCGACCGGCAATTGGCGCCGATGGTCGGCGTGAATCTCAATGTTCCGCTCGACAACGAGCGGCGGCGGGCCGCGATTCGCGAGGCTCAATTCCGCGCCAACCAACGGCGGGCCGAATACGAAGCGAAGTTCGACGAGATCCACGGCGACGTTGAGGCCGCCTATCAGCAGGTCGTCGAAAGCCGCCGCACGATCGAACTCTACGGCCAAACCATCATGCCCGTGGCCGAACAGAACCTCGAATCGGCCCGAGCCAACTATTCGGCGGGCAAGATCGACTTCTTGCGGCTCATTGAAGCCGATCGACAATTGGTCATGCTGCGCGAGAAGCGCGAAGAATCGCTGGCCGATTATCACCGCCGGCTGGCCGAATTGGAACGAGCCTCAGGCGGACCGCTTCCGGCCACCGCGCCGCCCGAAACCATCCCTCCCGGCCCGCGGCCGTAG
- a CDS encoding GNAT family N-acetyltransferase, which produces MSVSAVASELNVERVATRRQRREFLLLPWSLYAGDPNWIPPLLFDQRGLLGFHRHPFYQDAECQTFLAYRQSRPVGRVAAIVNHAHNRRHKEERGFFGFFESIDDQEVADSLFEAAQRWFVERNIRQIRGPCNPSLNYECGLLVEGFDTPPFFMMTYNKPYYGRLIEGAGFQKAQDLYAYWGHFDMLEKLDPKLLQICLQAAERFNVKVRPISKSRFREELDMFLNIYNQSLGATWGFVPLSPAEVRHLGSQMRHMIVPELSQVAEVDGQPIGVVFGLLDYNPRIKQIDGRLFPFGFIRLLSNRRALRRMRIISANVVPEYQRWGIGLVLLNALVPKVKEWGIEEAEFSWVLESNTLSRGGLEKGGAKLSKTYRIFDRD; this is translated from the coding sequence ATGAGCGTGTCGGCGGTCGCGTCGGAATTGAACGTGGAACGGGTCGCCACTCGGCGGCAGCGCCGGGAGTTCTTGCTTCTCCCGTGGAGCCTTTACGCGGGCGATCCAAACTGGATTCCGCCGTTGTTGTTCGATCAACGGGGGCTGCTCGGCTTCCACCGGCATCCGTTTTATCAAGACGCCGAATGTCAGACGTTTCTCGCCTATCGCCAAAGCCGGCCGGTGGGGCGCGTCGCCGCCATCGTGAACCACGCCCACAATCGCCGGCACAAGGAAGAGCGCGGGTTCTTCGGCTTCTTCGAATCGATCGACGATCAGGAGGTGGCCGATTCGCTCTTCGAGGCGGCCCAGCGCTGGTTCGTCGAGCGGAACATACGCCAGATTCGCGGGCCGTGCAATCCATCGCTGAACTACGAATGCGGCCTGCTCGTCGAGGGCTTCGATACGCCGCCGTTTTTCATGATGACGTACAACAAGCCTTACTACGGGCGGCTGATCGAAGGGGCCGGCTTTCAAAAGGCGCAAGACCTCTACGCCTATTGGGGCCATTTCGACATGCTCGAAAAGCTCGACCCGAAGCTCTTGCAGATTTGCCTGCAAGCTGCCGAGCGATTTAACGTCAAAGTGCGGCCGATCAGCAAGTCGCGGTTCCGCGAAGAACTGGACATGTTCTTGAACATTTACAACCAATCGCTCGGGGCCACTTGGGGCTTTGTTCCCCTGTCGCCCGCCGAGGTCAGGCATCTCGGGAGCCAGATGCGCCACATGATCGTGCCCGAGTTGTCGCAAGTGGCTGAGGTCGATGGCCAGCCGATCGGCGTGGTGTTCGGTTTGCTGGACTACAACCCGCGGATCAAGCAGATTGACGGCCGGCTGTTTCCATTCGGCTTCATTCGCCTGTTGAGCAACCGCCGCGCGCTCAGGCGGATGCGAATCATCAGCGCCAACGTCGTGCCCGAGTATCAACGCTGGGGGATCGGGCTGGTCCTGCTCAACGCACTCGTTCCGAAAGTGAAGGAATGGGGCATCGAGGAGGCCGAATTCTCCTGGGTGTTGGAAAGCAATACCCTCTCGCGCGGCGGCCTGGAAAAAGGGGGCGCCAAGCTCAGCAAGACCTACCGAATCTTCGATCGGGATTGA